The Mycolicibacterium monacense genome contains the following window.
CAGCGGAAGCGCCACCACGATGATCGCCAGGCCGACTATGCGGGTCACATCGATGACGGCGTAGAAGTTCACCGGCAGGAACAGCCCGCCCACCGCGTTGATCACGTTCGCCGCCGCCGTCGGCAGCGTCAACCAGTTGATGATCTTGACGTTCCCGGCCGCCAGCGCGGTCAGCCAGCCCAGACCCACCCCGGCGACCCAGGACAACACCGCGAACACGGCGACGAAGATCGCCAGCCCCGCCGCGGTGGCGGTCGCGAACGCCCGCGGCGCACCGTAGCCGCGGCGATCGCGCAACTGGCGCATCCAGATCCACACCGTGAACGGCAGCGCCAGACCGGCGGTCGCCTTCACCGCGACGGCGACGACGATCACCGCGACACCCACCGCCGGGCGGTTGTTCAGGGTCAGGGCCAGCCCGGCCATCATCAGCCCGACCATCAGCATCTCGTTGTGGACCCCACCCATGAGGTGGATGATGACGAGCGGGTTGAGCACGCAGATCCACAGCGCCGCAGCGCCGCTGGCGCCGATGTGGCGGGCCACCCGCGGCGCTGCCCAGATCAGCAGGATCAGCCCGGGCAGCATGCACAGTCTCAGCAGCATCGTGCCCTCGACCACGTGCTCGCCGACGATCATGGTGACGAACTTCGCGACCATGATGAAGGCCGGACCGTACGGTGCCGTGGTCGTGGTCCAGATCGGGCTGACGTCGTCGAGCAGCGGGTTCGGGTTGGCGATCGGGCCGACTACGTAGGGGTCGAAACCGTCGCGCAGCAGCGCGCCCTGCGCCAGGTACGAGTAGGTGTCGCGGCTGAACACGGGGACGCTGAGCAGCAACGGCGCGAGCCAGAAACCGGTGGTGGCGACCATCGTGTATTCGTCGGCGGTGCGCCCCGGATCGTCACCGACGACCCGGCGGCCCAGCCACAACCAGGCCGCCAACATGATCGCGACCCCGCCCCACAGCAGCACCGAGGACAGCACCAGGCCGTGGCCGAAGCGCAGCCACGACAGGTGCAGCGATTCGAGCAGGGGGTCGTGCACCCGGGTGCTGCCTGCGCCGAGCCCGCCGGCCGTGATCAGCGTCGCGCCCAGGAAACCGAGCAGCGCGGGTCTGCCCGACGGCGACGAGGCGAATGCGATCAGGCGGGAGACATGTTGCGCCGAGCCGGGTTTCGGCGTCTCGGTCGGAGTGGGTGTGACCATGCTCAGGCGGACCGGTTGGCGGCCAATCTGGCGAGTTCGGTCAGGCCGGCCTTGGCCTGCGGGTCGATCGGTGCGGCGTCCAGCGCCTCCAGCGAGCGGCGGGTCAGCAGCGCGATGCGTTCCTCGACCGCCGTGAGCGCACCGACCGACTCGATGGCCGAACACAGTTCGCGCACCTGCGACTCGCTCAGATCGGTGCCGATCGACGAGCGCAGCAGCGCGGCGGTGCCCTGATCGGTCTTCTCGGCGAGTTCGACGGCCTCGGCCAGCAGCACGGTGCGCTTACCCGACCGCAGGTCGTCTCCGGAGGGTTTGCCCGTGACGGCCGGATCCCCGAACACGCCGAGGACGTCGTCGCGCAGTTGGAACGCCACCCCGATGTCGGTGCCGAGCTGGTGGAAGATCTCCAGCACCTCGGGGCGGTCGGCGGCCGCGGCCGCACCGAGCTGCAGCGGCCGCGACACCGTGTACGAGGCGGTCTTGTAGGTGTTCACCGTCATCGCCGAGGCGACCGTCTGGGCTCCGCTCGCTTCGGCGGCGATGTCGAGGAACTGCCCGCCGAGCACCTCGGTCCGGATGTCGGCCCACACCCGCTGCACGCGGCGGTGGGCGTCGAGGGGCAGATCGACCGAGGCGACGATGTCGTCGGCCCACACCAGCGACAGGTCGCCGGCCAGGATCGCCGCCGACAGGCCGAACTGTTCGGACGAACCGTGCCAACCCCGGTCGGCGTGGCGGTCGGCGAACAGCCGGTGCACGGTCGGCAACCCGCGGCGCGTCGCCGAGGCGTCGATCACGTCGTCGTGCACCAGTGCGCAGGCGTGCAGCAGTTCCAGCGCGGAGAACAGCAGCAGGACACCGCTGTCGGCGGGCCGGTCGGCCACCGCCCGCCAGCCCCAGTACGCGAAGGCCGGCCGGAGGCGTTTACCGCCCCGGAGCACGAACTCCTCGAGTGCGGCGGTCAGCTCCGCGTAGTCGGAACCGATGTAGGCGGCATCGCGCCGGCGCGCGGACAGGTAGTCCCGCAACTGCTCGGTGACGGCTCCGGCCAACTCGGCGGCTGACGGAGCCGCGGCATCCACGCTCAGCGGGTGCCCCTTTCGTCGTTCGGGTTGGGGTCGGCGAGGGTGGGGGAACGGTCCCGGCTGCTCCAGGCCAGACCGCCGATGATCGCGGCCACCACGAGCGTGGCCACCGTCAGCCAGATGGCGGCGGTGGTGAACGACCGCGCGCTGGGGTCGGTGTAGCGCGCCTGGGCGTTGAGGGTCGACACCACGCCCGGATTGAGCTTCCACTCCACGACCTCGGTGCTGACCTGGTCGCCGTTGGTCGAGGTGACCTCGCCGGGGAACGCCACCGACAGCGACACGTCGGCCTCGGGATCGCTCACCGAGGTCAGGTCGACGCGGCCTTCCAGGATCACCAGGTCACCGGCGCGGCGCAGCGAGATGTCGACGCCCGCGGCGTCGCGGTTCATGTTGGCCAGCTGCGGCAGTTCGGCGAAGGTGAGGTCGGAGAACACCGCCTGGGTGCCCACGTAGTCGTCGCGGTTGTAGTCCGAGACCGCGACCTTGGTGGCGAAGGGCAGGTTGTTGAGCAGCTGCGGACCCTTGTCGTCCGGTCCGCGCGGTTTGGCCGCCGCGACGATCTGGCCGGACACCCGGTCGTCGGGGGACACGGTGATCGAGGCCCGGACCCGCACACAGCCCACCACCATGGGCAGCATCAGCAGCAGCAATACCCAGGCCACCAGGCGGGTACGTTGTCGGCGGGCGAGCACGGAGGTCATCGGGGGTCATCGTGCCAGATGCCGGTCTACAGCGGCAGTGCGCGGCCCAGGATCGCGAACGCCCGCGGGTCGCCGGCGAAGTGGTAGCCGCGGATGACGTCCGAGAAGCCGAGCCGGCGGTAGAGCCGCCAGGCCCGGTTGGCCTCGCCGTTGATCTCGGGCGTGGAGAGCAGGACGTGTTTCTCGCCGCGGTCGCAGAGCAGCCGGCGGGTCAGCCCCTCGCCAAGGCCGCGGCCCTGCGCATGCGGAGCGATGTGCAGTTCGGTGAGCTCGAAGTAGTTGTTCATCAAGTCGTCGATGCGAGCCGGTTCGGCGCCGACGCGCTTGAGCCCGGCCACCACCTGCTGCTGCCACCACTGATCCGGCGCACCGCAGTAGCCGTACGCGACGCCCAGCAGCGGCGCACCGCTGAGATCCTCCGGCGTGTCGGGCGCCCCGGCCTGCGGTTCGACGGCCGCGACGGCCTTCCAGCCGTGGCGGCGGGTGTGCTCGATCCACATGGAGGCGCGCTGTTCCTCCGTACCGCGCGGATAGCGCATGGCGTCGACGTAGATGCCGAGCGCCTCGCCGAGCCGGCGCTCCATGTCGGTCGGCGACAGATCGATGAGATGCGGCGCCAATGTCGTTGCCCTTCGGTCCGTCGCGCGGGAGTGTGCACAAGAGTCGTCGGTCCCCATTATCTCCGCGGACGGGCACTGTCCTTCCGGGGGCGGCAGAGGTCATACAATCGTGGGGCGAAGTAGGTGGTACGGCTCAGATCGACCTCGTATCATGACAGTTAGAGGTCCGTGAACGCGGGCACGCACGAGTTTGAACGAACGGCCGCAGGCGGCGAGGAGGGACGAATGCCACTCTCCGATCATGAGCAGCGCATGCTCGATCAGATCGAGAGCGCGCTCTATGCCGAGGATCCCAAATTCGCGTCGAGTGTGCGCGGTGGGACTCTGCGAGCGCCGTCGGCCCGCCGTCGGCTCCAGGGCGCGGCCCTGTTCGTCGTGGGCCTGGCGATGCTGGTCTCCGGTGTCGCGTTCAAGGCGACCATGATCGGGAGCTTCCCGATCCTCTCGGTGATCGGCTTCATCGTGATGTTCGGCGGCGTCGTCTTCGCGATCACCGGCCCCCGCGTGGCCGGTGGCCGCGACCGGTCGGCCCCGCCCGTCGGCGGTGGCGCGCGGCAGAAGCGGCCGAAGGGTTCGGGTGGTGGTTCGTTCACCAGCCGGATGGAGGACCGGTTCCGGCGGCGCTTCGACGAGTAGTCGCAGACACGCTGAAAGGGGTGGCCCCGTGTGGGGCTGCCCCTTTTTTCATGTCGTGGGCCGGTGAGTTTCCCCCACTACGCCCCACCACCCCGCCATACCCCCTGAGCTGCGCATTCAGGTCTCAGGACGGGTTGTCGACGGCCCGGTGCGGGCCGGAAAACCACTGACGGCTGGGCTGAAGTGGGGCGACGTGGCAATCTGGTGCCCAGCAATGGCGCAAAGTGGGGGATTGTGGGGTAAAGTGGCGTGCAGCGGAGCAACCGGGGCTCCCAGTGGCGCAGGAGGTGGCCAGGATGTTTCTGGGCACCTACACGCCGAAGCTCGACGACAAAGGGCGGCTCACACTGCCCGCCAAGTTCCGCGACGCACTGGCAGGAGGGTTGATGGTCACCAAGAGCCAGGACCACAGCCTCGCCGTCTATCCGCGTGCGGAATTCGAGAAACTGGCCCGCCGGGCCTCACAGGCGTCGCGGAGCAATCCGGAAGCCCGCGCCTTCCTGCGGAATCTGGCGGCCGCGACCGACGAACAGCATCCCGACGCCCAGGGTCGGATCACGCTGTCGGCCGACCACCGCCGCTACGCCAGCCTGTCGAAGGAATGCGTGGTGATCGGCTCGGTCGACTACCTCGAGATCTGGGACGCCGCGGCGTGGCAGGAGTACCAGCAGGCCCACGAAGAGAACTTCTCCGCGGCGACTGATGAAACTCTGCGCGACATCATCTGAACCGGCCCGTGCAGCGTGGCCTCTGTCCGAACCGGCCCTGGCGTACTTCCCCGACGCCAGGTCCGCCTCGGACAGGGACCTCGCTGCAGGGGCGTACAGCCCGGGGGTGGCGATGGAGCACATACCGGTCCTACTGGATCGTTGCGTCGAACTGCTCACCCCCGCGCTGACCCGCCGCAATCCCGACGGCCGCGGAGCCGTCCTGGTCGACGCCACGCTCGGCGCGGGTGGCCACGCCCACCGGTTCCTCAGTGACCTGCCCGGGCTGCATCTCATCGGGCTGGACCGCGACCCGCAGGCGCTGCAGATCGCCGGCGAGCGGCTCGCGCCGTTCGGTGACCGGGTGTCGCTGGTGCGCACCCGCTACGACGGGATCGACGACGCCCTGGCGCAGACCGGCGTGGCCGAGGTCAGCGGGTTCCTCTTCGACCTCGGGGTGTCCTCGATGCAACTCGACCGCACCGAGCGCGGGTTCTCCTACAGCGCCGACGCCCCGCTGGACATGCGCATGGACAGCGACGCCCCGCTCACCGCGGCCGACGTGGTCAACACGTTCGCGGAGAAGGACATCACCCGGATTCTCCGGGAATTCGGTGAGGAGCGGTTCGCCGCCCGCATCGCCAAGCACATTGTGCGCCGCCGGCCACTGAACACCACCGGTGAGCTGGTCGAACTGCTCTACGATGCCATCCCGGCACCCGCCCGGCGGACCGGCGGGCATCCCGCCAAGCGCACCTTCCAGGCCCTGCGGATCGCGGTGAACAGCGAACTGGACTCGCTGCGCGCGGCGATCCCCGCCGCGCTGGGCGCCCTCGAGACCGGCGGCCGGATCGTCGTGATGGCCTACCAGTCGCTCGAGGACCGCATCGTCAAGACCGAGTTCGCCGCGGCCACCGCGTCGCGCACACCCCCCGGGCTGCCCGTCGAACTACCCGGCCACGAACCCGAGTTCGTCGCACTCACCCGCGGGGCCGAGCGGGCCACCCCGGAGGAGATCGAACGCAATCCGCGCAGTGCGCCGGTGCGGTTGCGCGCACTGGAGAAGGTCGCCGGCAGGCCGACAACGGCCAGGAGGGACGCCCGATGAAGGCAAAGCGATCTGCACCCGTGCGCGGTGAGGAGCGAAGGCGGGCGCCCCGCCAGCCGGTCCGCAAGACGGCCCGCCGGGGTGTCGAGGCGGCTCCGCGTCCTCGCAGAACCCCGACCGGCAGGCCCACCCGCGACTCGCGGTCGGCGCCCCAGACCGCGCCGATCGCGCGGCCCGCGGAGCTGCCGGCGCGGCCGAAGAATGCCACCCAGGCCAAGGCCCGGGCGAAGGCGCGGAAAGCCAAGGCGCCGAAGGTCGTACGCCCGCCCCTGCGGGAACGGTTGCTTATCAAGCTCTCGACGATCGAGCTGAACCCCAAGGCGCTGATCGCGCGGGTGCCGTTCGTGGTGCTGGTCATCGGCTCACTCGGCCTCGGGCTCGGCATCACGCTCTGGCTGTCGACCGGCGCGGCCGAACGGTCCTACCAGCTCGGTG
Protein-coding sequences here:
- the mraZ gene encoding division/cell wall cluster transcriptional repressor MraZ; this encodes MFLGTYTPKLDDKGRLTLPAKFRDALAGGLMVTKSQDHSLAVYPRAEFEKLARRASQASRSNPEARAFLRNLAAATDEQHPDAQGRITLSADHRRYASLSKECVVIGSVDYLEIWDAAAWQEYQQAHEENFSAATDETLRDII
- a CDS encoding LppM family (lipo)protein; its protein translation is MTSVLARRQRTRLVAWVLLLLMLPMVVGCVRVRASITVSPDDRVSGQIVAAAKPRGPDDKGPQLLNNLPFATKVAVSDYNRDDYVGTQAVFSDLTFAELPQLANMNRDAAGVDISLRRAGDLVILEGRVDLTSVSDPEADVSLSVAFPGEVTSTNGDQVSTEVVEWKLNPGVVSTLNAQARYTDPSARSFTTAAIWLTVATLVVAAIIGGLAWSSRDRSPTLADPNPNDERGTR
- a CDS encoding GNAT family N-acetyltransferase translates to MAPHLIDLSPTDMERRLGEALGIYVDAMRYPRGTEEQRASMWIEHTRRHGWKAVAAVEPQAGAPDTPEDLSGAPLLGVAYGYCGAPDQWWQQQVVAGLKRVGAEPARIDDLMNNYFELTELHIAPHAQGRGLGEGLTRRLLCDRGEKHVLLSTPEINGEANRAWRLYRRLGFSDVIRGYHFAGDPRAFAILGRALPL
- a CDS encoding alpha-(1->6)-mannopyranosyltransferase A yields the protein MVTPTPTETPKPGSAQHVSRLIAFASSPSGRPALLGFLGATLITAGGLGAGSTRVHDPLLESLHLSWLRFGHGLVLSSVLLWGGVAIMLAAWLWLGRRVVGDDPGRTADEYTMVATTGFWLAPLLLSVPVFSRDTYSYLAQGALLRDGFDPYVVGPIANPNPLLDDVSPIWTTTTAPYGPAFIMVAKFVTMIVGEHVVEGTMLLRLCMLPGLILLIWAAPRVARHIGASGAAALWICVLNPLVIIHLMGGVHNEMLMVGLMMAGLALTLNNRPAVGVAVIVVAVAVKATAGLALPFTVWIWMRQLRDRRGYGAPRAFATATAAGLAIFVAVFAVLSWVAGVGLGWLTALAAGNVKIINWLTLPTAAANVINAVGGLFLPVNFYAVIDVTRIVGLAIIVVALPLLWWRFRHDDREALIGIASVMLVVVLFVPAALPWYYTWPLAVVSALAQSRRSIALIAGFSTWIMVIFKPDGAHGMYSWLHVLLAAGCAVVAWYSLAKVRERAPTAGGQ
- a CDS encoding DUF3040 domain-containing protein gives rise to the protein MPLSDHEQRMLDQIESALYAEDPKFASSVRGGTLRAPSARRRLQGAALFVVGLAMLVSGVAFKATMIGSFPILSVIGFIVMFGGVVFAITGPRVAGGRDRSAPPVGGGARQKRPKGSGGGSFTSRMEDRFRRRFDE
- the rsmH gene encoding 16S rRNA (cytosine(1402)-N(4))-methyltransferase RsmH, whose protein sequence is MKLCATSSEPARAAWPLSEPALAYFPDARSASDRDLAAGAYSPGVAMEHIPVLLDRCVELLTPALTRRNPDGRGAVLVDATLGAGGHAHRFLSDLPGLHLIGLDRDPQALQIAGERLAPFGDRVSLVRTRYDGIDDALAQTGVAEVSGFLFDLGVSSMQLDRTERGFSYSADAPLDMRMDSDAPLTAADVVNTFAEKDITRILREFGEERFAARIAKHIVRRRPLNTTGELVELLYDAIPAPARRTGGHPAKRTFQALRIAVNSELDSLRAAIPAALGALETGGRIVVMAYQSLEDRIVKTEFAAATASRTPPGLPVELPGHEPEFVALTRGAERATPEEIERNPRSAPVRLRALEKVAGRPTTARRDAR
- the idsA2 gene encoding bifunctional (2E,6E)-farnesyl/geranyl diphosphate synthase; the protein is MDAAAPSAAELAGAVTEQLRDYLSARRRDAAYIGSDYAELTAALEEFVLRGGKRLRPAFAYWGWRAVADRPADSGVLLLFSALELLHACALVHDDVIDASATRRGLPTVHRLFADRHADRGWHGSSEQFGLSAAILAGDLSLVWADDIVASVDLPLDAHRRVQRVWADIRTEVLGGQFLDIAAEASGAQTVASAMTVNTYKTASYTVSRPLQLGAAAAADRPEVLEIFHQLGTDIGVAFQLRDDVLGVFGDPAVTGKPSGDDLRSGKRTVLLAEAVELAEKTDQGTAALLRSSIGTDLSESQVRELCSAIESVGALTAVEERIALLTRRSLEALDAAPIDPQAKAGLTELARLAANRSA